The Fictibacillus phosphorivorans genomic sequence CCATTTCCATCATGAATCCCTCCCCGTTTTCTTGTGAGTACTATTTTCGAGCATCATCTTCCCATCCCCTTCACACCTGACAAAACTAGTTTTCATTCGCCAAAGAAAGTGGAATACAACGGAATCACTACAATTTCGACACTCAATTTGTTGATTGTTTGTATATTCAGTCGCAACAACTCCAAAACTAAGAACAGTTCAGGTGATACAAAAAGGAGGTGCCTACATGAACCAAGACAGCAAACAGCAAAAACAGCAGGATCAGTATACGAGCCAAGAAGAAACGGGTACTCAAAAAAGAGAACAAAGTAACAGCACTGGCTATGGTGATAAGAAGCTGAACGGCCCAGATATCCCTAGCACATAATGAAGTAAAGACGGCTCAAAAAAAGCCGTCTTTTTTTATGCATGCATCATCCATTCTTTTAAGAGGATCCCTATCTTCAACTGCCTTTGCTTTTGTTTATACCAATCGGTTAACACGATCCCGTGCAATGGTTTTACCGGTTCATAAAACTTTTCAGTGTTCATGCGTCTTTGATACCAATCCATTGTGTTTGCTTTATGATGCTCGATGACCGGAAACGATAGCCGTAGGAACGGGGTTTCTCTTTTTTTACCAGGATAAATATAGGTTTCAAAATCATGTCTGGATCCAGTATGAGTCACTTTATCAGCAAAAGCTATGATCTCTTCACTCCACTCTGACTCGAACAAGATGGTATACAGCTTTTTACCTGTTTCGATCCTATTTTTTGTCTTCTTAAATCCATGAACGGATATTCCAATCACTTCTCCACTCTCGACAGGAAAAAGCACGGTACTAAAATGCATATAATCTTGTAAGAGAAATGGCACTTTTGAAAAAATTCTCTTTTTGTAAAATCCATCCTTTATAACTGGCTGTTCGATAACGTGCTGTTCATTAATGATTAAAGATGTACAAATTCGCTTCAAATCTTTCTCATGCCAGAAACGTTCCCACTCATGAACCATAAATGTAGAAACGCCAAAGTATCTGAGCAGATCAAAATGAGGCTTCCCTTGTTTTTTGGAATACTCATAGATCAAAAGCTGTGGGTACGCATCTTGAAAGATCAGCCAGTTTGCGCGTTCATACGTTAAGAATAAATGCTTTCTAGTATCTTTAGACAACAGCCTCGGGAACCAGTCCCCTTTTAGGTCACACATGCTGTAACCTGCATTTCTCGAAACAAGACTTGCGAGCATCGCCCACCTGATCTCAGGGTTATGTTTATAAAAGGTAGCATAGCTTACGGTACGTGAAATATTATCACGATTCTGTGAATTCGTGAGTTTCCCAATGTGTTGAATGATTTCCTCCATGTGCTGTGCCACGCTCTTCCTCCATGCTTTTTGTCCTATTTTCTATCGTTCGCTTTCATGTTATAAAATATTTGTGTCATATAAGAAAAAAGAGTAAACTAATGGTTATGAAAGATGTATTTGGAAAAAGGAGGCATAGACCTTTGGCGAAGACAGTGATCATATACACACAAGAAACGTGCCCTCCATGCTTTGCAGAAAAAGAGTGGCTAAAAGCAAACAAGATTCCTTTTGAAGAACGAGATATTCGTAAAAACGATGCTTATATGAAAGAAGTGATCGACCTCGGCGCTTCTGCAACTCCTGTTACCGTTATTGAAACGGAGGACGCAAAAGAAGTTGTCATGGGTTTTGTAGAAGAAGAACTTTCTCGACTACTAAAAAAGTAAACATCCAACGGCTATGTGTATCGTTTTTTCATGCGCATAGCCATCTTTCGTTGTAAAGGAGATGAATCATGGGTACCTTTCATTATCCGAACGGTAAGAAAGTGACTTCTATCGTGAAAAAACAATCTTCATCTTCTACCAAAAAAGATATCTCGTACAGCAACAGGGGAATGTCGTTAGAAGATGATATCAATCAGAGCAACGAATATTATCTTTTAACCAATCAAGCGATCATCCATAAGAAACCTACTCCGGTCCAGATCGTAAATGTAGAATATCCAAAGCGATCTGCCGCTGTCATTCGAGAAGCATACTTCAAACTTGCTTCCACGACAGATTACAATGGGGTGTATAAAGGAAGATACATTGACTTTGAGGCAAAAGAAACAAAGAATAAGACGAGCTTCCCGTTAAAGAACTTTCATGAACATCAGTTACTTCATATGCGGCACATCTTAGATCATGGTGGGATCTCGTTCGTCATCCTTCGTTTCTCTCAAACAGATGAGAGCTATTTATTCGATAGTTCTCACTTGATCTCGTTTTGGAACGAACAGAAGGAAGGCAGAAAATCGATTCCTAAGGGTGAAATCGAGGAAAAAGGACATTCTATTACTATCGGGTATCAACCTCGGCTTAATTACTTACAGGTGGTAGATTCTGTCTATTTTTAGTCGTTCATAAATTGTCAAATGCCGTCGAATAATTGAACGAGTTCATTTTTTTATGAAGTTGAAAGGTTGGTAAAACAATGTCAAAAGATTACCGAAGCCGTATGGAACGCAGACAGACTAGTGATGCTTCTAAACCGGCAAATAAATCAAAAACAAAAAAACCGAGACGAGGACGTAACTGGAAGAAGACTCTGTTGATCCTTGCTCTTATCTTAGGAGTTTTAGGACTATTAACAGTCGGTGTGATTGCCGCAACTTCTCCTAAATTAGATCCTAAGAAACTAGAAACACCGGTATCCTCTAAGATTATGGATATGAACGACGAAGAAGCAGCACTCGTCGCAGGTGATGAAAAACGGATTCGTGTTAAGATCAACGAAATTCCAGAGCATGTACAAAATGCTTTTATCGCAACAGAAGATGTTCGTTTCCGGGAACATAGCGGTATAGATGTACGACGAATTGCTGGTGCTGCTTTCGCTAACGTAAGAGAAGGATTTGGAGCTGAAGGTGCGAGTACGATCTCTCAACAAGTTATCAAGAATACGGTATTAACGAATGAAAAATCTCTTACGCGTAAGATTCGTGAAGCATACCTTTCTGTTCAACTAGAACAGAAGTATTCTAAAGATCAGATTCTAGAGATGTATCTGAACAAGATCTTTTTTGGTAATCGAGCATTCGGTATTGCTACAGCAGCAAAAGTTTATTTCAACAAAGATGTTTCTGAATTAGAAGTTCAAGAAGCTGCTCTTTTAGCTGGACTACCAAAAGCGCCTAGTTACTACAACCCGCTTGTAAATCCGAAAGAAGCTGAACATCGCCGTAACGTTGTTTTGAATCTGATGGCTCAGCATAAATTCATTACAAAAGAAGAAGCGGAAAAAGCAAAGAGTATTCCAGTAAAAGACATGATCGATGAAGGAAGCTTAAAAACCGAAACACGTCCTTATGATGCTTATATCAAACAAGTAATCGATGATTTAAAAGATATCGAAGGACTTGAAGAAGCAGATATCTACTCATCTGGACTTAAGATCTATACGAACTTAGATCCAAAAGCACAGCAAACGACTGAGGACGTATTAAGAGCTAAATTAGAGAACGAAAACAAGGTTCTTCAATCAGGTGTTGCATTACTTGATACGAAGTCAGGTGCCATTCGTGCAGTAGGAAGTGGGCGCGGAGATGAATTGAGTAACTATTTCTCATCTAAGATCAAGCGTCAGCCTGGTTCTACGATTAAACCGATCTTAGACTATGGTCCTGCCATTGAGAACAAAAAGTGGAACACAGGTTACATCTTGAAAGATGAACCAGTTGAACTGAAAGACATTACGATCAACAACTTTAACGACCGTAACGTTGGCGATATCTCAATGCGTCAAGCGCTCGTTGAATCCAAGAACACGACTGCTGTTCGTGCGTTCCAAGAAGTTGGTGCTGAAGAAGCAACTGATTTTGCTAACAAATTAGGTTTTGATCTAGATCCTGACACGACGTATCCATCTTATGCGATTGGTGGTTTTGAGAAAGGAATCTCCCCTCTTACACTGGCTGGTGCTTATACATCGTTCGGTAACGGAGGAATCTATTCAAAACCGACAACGATCCGTAAGGTCGAATTCCCTGATGGTCGTGTGATCGAAGTGGATTCAGAACCAAAAGCGGCTATGAAAGATTATACCGCTTATATGATCACAGATATGCTGAAAGATGTTATGGATAGAGGTACTGGTCGTGAAGCGAACGTTAGCGGACTTAACTTAGCTGGTAAGACGGGTACGACAAACTATTCTAAAGACGACCGAGATAAATACGGCATCCCTGATGGTGCGACGAAAGATGCTTGGATGGCCGGCTATACACCTAGCTATACAGCTGCTGTATGGACAGGATATGCTGATATGAAAGAAGGTCTCTACTTAAGCGACAATGAAGCGGATTATTCGAAACAGATCTTCCGTGACATCATGAGTGAGTTGGATCATAAGAACAACGACTTTAAGAAACCGAAATCCGTAACAGAAGTTGCGATGGAAAAAGGAACAGGTAAACGTGCAAGTGAGTTCACACCTGATTCTGAGAAGATCATCGAGCTTTTCGTTAAAGGAACGGACCTTCCTGGTATCAGTGATAGCTATGAAAAGCCTTCTTCGATCGAAGGGCTTGAAGCGAAGTACAAGGAAGATAAGAACGAGATCGAAGTTAAATGGAAATATGGTAAGAAAAAAGGTGTAACCTTTAGAGTTCTCGCAAGCTATAACGACGGACCGATGCAGGAACGTGCAACGATCAACGATACGAAATTCGTTGTTCCATCACCTGCTCCTGGTAAATATTCGTTCCAAGTCATTGCGATCGACAGTGAGAACAACACAGAAAGTGAACCTGCAGGAACATCGATTACGATCGAAGGCCCTCAAGGTGAAGAACCGCCACCTACAGAAGGTGAAGGCGAACAACCAGGTACTCCTCCAGGTCAAGAACCTGGAACAGAGCCACCTGCAGAAGGTGAACCGGGTACTCCTCCAGATCAAGGAGGCGGCGAAGGCGAACCAGGTACTCCTCCGGGTCAAGAGCCTGGAAGCGAGCCACCTACAGAAGGTGAGCCTGGTACTACGACACCTACACCTCCTGGGCAAAACGGAGGCAGACAACAAAATGGAAACGGTGGAGGTGGAGGCCTCGTCCCTCCTCTCAACCCATAAAGATAAAAAGATCCGTCAGCACATTTTGCTGACGGATCTTTTTTGTTCTTTTTATCAAGTGAAATTTACTGCTACTCAACTGAACACCTATTGAATGTTGTAGCGATCAAGCAGATAGTTCCAAAATACAGGATAACCAAATGATAGATTCCAAAAGCTCACACCGGCAAAGCCGTACTGATCGACCACATCAAATTTTGCTCTCATACTTCGCAGATCTTCAAACCATACGACGTGCTCTTTCTTCTGTTTATCCCAATACCGGTAATACGGAGCTTCATCTTTTCTCGAGTATTTAATAGCAGCTTGCCGCTTGCCTGCTAGCTGAGTGGCTTGAACCGGATTCAATGCTTTTGCAAACTCACCACCGGGTTTATAAGGTAACGTCCAATCATAGCCATACAGATTGATGCCCATGAGGATTTTCTTCGGATCGATCACGCTCACTGCATAGTCGAGCACTTTTTTAACAGAAGGAAGTGGACTAACAGCCATCGGCGGTCCTCCGCTATATCCCCACTCGTACGTCATCAGAATCACATAATCGACGATCTCACCGTGAGCTTTATAGTCATGAGATTCGTACCATTCACCTTGTTGTGTGCCCGAAATCTTAGGTGCTACAGCAGTCATGACAACGTAATTCTCTTGATGCATCTTCTTTGTGAGCGTTCTTAAAAACTGATTGTATGCTTCTTTGTTTTGTTTACCTAAGTACTCAAAGTCCACCGAGATCCCTTCGTATCCTTTTTGCTTCATGATACGTAACGACTCGTTTATCACTTTATCAGTTATCTCTTTATTCGTTAGAATCTCTGTTCCCACTTCTTCACTGAACTCGCCGTCTTTTATGTTCGTGATGGCCATGATTGGGCGCACGTTTCTATTTTTTGCATCTTTTAAGAACTCAGTGTCATTCAGTGGTTTGAATATGCCTTTCTCGTTCACTTCATAGCTAAAAAGCGTGATATACGTGAGCGCTCTAGCAGCCGCATCAAAATTGGCTTGAGCTTTCGGATTTGGTTCTGCAAACGCGTTCGTCACGATTGTTTTCTTCGTACGCTCTGGAACGTTCAGTTGCGTTCCTGGCCGCAGGTTGCTGTCCGTTAAACCAGGATTCGCCTGTTGCAGCTCTGCGACAGATACACCGATCCGGTTTCCGATCTCTTCTAATGAATCACCAGGCTGAACGGTATACGTAAAAGGTGTTGGAATAAAGAGTGTCTGTCCTACTGTTAGTACGTCTTTTTCTGACAGTCGATTAACCGTAGCAAGCTCCTGCCACGGCAATTTATAGTACTGCGACAGCCTCCAAAGAGAATCGCCTCGTTTCACCACATGAATCTGCATGATACCCCTCCTAAAAAAACGTCTCATGTCATCATCATATGTCCAAGTGTCTTGTCCTTATGTACCGTGCTTTTTTAGTATGACACTTTTCTTTTCCCATTCCGAAAATAACGCACTGAGCTGTATGTACGATTGATAGTGATCTGGCTGATCTTCAATGAACGAAAGCCTCTCGATCACGTTCACAGGCAAGTGCTGAAATCCTTTTAGATCGCTTTTGTAATTCGAAAGATCATTAGGTTGTCCTCCATTTACGAGATAGATCGTTTTCAAGTACTGTTGAAAAAAATACACCATCGGTTTCTTCGCACTTTTTCTATCCCGATTTTTAAAGTGATGTGCGATTTCCTCCGATTTTTCTTTCCACTCTGTAAAAATGTTCTCTGCTGTATTCTCACTCATCTATTTTAGCCTCCATTTGTAGACAACAAAAAAGAGCTTATCAAAAGATAATCTCTTATCTAAAGTTATTGTACCTCTTTAAAACAGGGTATTCCAAGTGGCTTGTCCAACGATTCCGTCCACAGTGAGCCCTTTTCTTTTTTGATAAGCTTTTACGGCAGATTCTGTTTGTGGACCAAAGTTACCATCTGCTGCAATACTTAATGCACGCTGAATTCTGCTAACGTTTGCCCTGTCCGTTGAACCTCTCTTAATAACATAACCTGGGTAAGGAACGACAGCACTTCCGTTCGAGTTAGTTGGTATTGGTGCTACCGGTTTAGTTGGTTTTGTAGATGGTTTTAACACAACATCCAATTTTTTTATTGTGTTTGGTCCTGCAACACCATCAACCGCTAGTTTATATTTGTTTTGGAATGCTCTTACCGCTTTCTCTGTATTCGGACCGTAAATTCCATCCGCCAGAAGTGTGTATCCTGCACGTTTTAGTTTGTTCTGCAGATCGAGAACTCTTTGACCTGTACTTCCATTCTTTAATACGGTATTGCTTGTACCGGGTGTTGGTTGAGGTGTTGGTGTAGGAATTGCTTGATTGGAAATGGAACTCTCAACATCTTTTAAGAACCGATCGAATGTGATGCCATAACGATTCAAAGCGTTATCAGGGTCTGTTCTTCGGCCAGGATCTAATTGTTTATGACTCGCGATCTTCTCTTTTGGTCTCCAGTTGTATCTTTTACAAAGATAACCCCAGAACCAGACGTAACGTTTATACGCTTCTTGAAAATTGATTCCCCCACCCCAGCAGAGTTCCACACCGATTGCGGCATCATTTGACTCTCGACCAAAACGGACGTTGTCCAACCTTGTTCCATACTGAACATGATACGCTTTTTCATCGAGCGGAATGATCACTAGGATCTCTTTATCATCAATAAAAACATGTGCGCTCGCACTCGGCTGTTGATTGTTAAAATAGTTTCGGTTGCTTCTGGCCGAAGTTCCTGGATTTCCTGTATCATGAGCTACTCCAAAGAATGGCCCGTCCAACTTCGTACCGGGTCTTGCATTACCTAACTTGATAT encodes the following:
- a CDS encoding DUF2515 family protein encodes the protein MAQHMEEIIQHIGKLTNSQNRDNISRTVSYATFYKHNPEIRWAMLASLVSRNAGYSMCDLKGDWFPRLLSKDTRKHLFLTYERANWLIFQDAYPQLLIYEYSKKQGKPHFDLLRYFGVSTFMVHEWERFWHEKDLKRICTSLIINEQHVIEQPVIKDGFYKKRIFSKVPFLLQDYMHFSTVLFPVESGEVIGISVHGFKKTKNRIETGKKLYTILFESEWSEEIIAFADKVTHTGSRHDFETYIYPGKKRETPFLRLSFPVIEHHKANTMDWYQRRMNTEKFYEPVKPLHGIVLTDWYKQKQRQLKIGILLKEWMMHA
- a CDS encoding glutaredoxin family protein, giving the protein MAKTVIIYTQETCPPCFAEKEWLKANKIPFEERDIRKNDAYMKEVIDLGASATPVTVIETEDAKEVVMGFVEEELSRLLKK
- the recU gene encoding Holliday junction resolvase RecU → MGTFHYPNGKKVTSIVKKQSSSSTKKDISYSNRGMSLEDDINQSNEYYLLTNQAIIHKKPTPVQIVNVEYPKRSAAVIREAYFKLASTTDYNGVYKGRYIDFEAKETKNKTSFPLKNFHEHQLLHMRHILDHGGISFVILRFSQTDESYLFDSSHLISFWNEQKEGRKSIPKGEIEEKGHSITIGYQPRLNYLQVVDSVYF
- a CDS encoding transglycosylase domain-containing protein, coding for MSKDYRSRMERRQTSDASKPANKSKTKKPRRGRNWKKTLLILALILGVLGLLTVGVIAATSPKLDPKKLETPVSSKIMDMNDEEAALVAGDEKRIRVKINEIPEHVQNAFIATEDVRFREHSGIDVRRIAGAAFANVREGFGAEGASTISQQVIKNTVLTNEKSLTRKIREAYLSVQLEQKYSKDQILEMYLNKIFFGNRAFGIATAAKVYFNKDVSELEVQEAALLAGLPKAPSYYNPLVNPKEAEHRRNVVLNLMAQHKFITKEEAEKAKSIPVKDMIDEGSLKTETRPYDAYIKQVIDDLKDIEGLEEADIYSSGLKIYTNLDPKAQQTTEDVLRAKLENENKVLQSGVALLDTKSGAIRAVGSGRGDELSNYFSSKIKRQPGSTIKPILDYGPAIENKKWNTGYILKDEPVELKDITINNFNDRNVGDISMRQALVESKNTTAVRAFQEVGAEEATDFANKLGFDLDPDTTYPSYAIGGFEKGISPLTLAGAYTSFGNGGIYSKPTTIRKVEFPDGRVIEVDSEPKAAMKDYTAYMITDMLKDVMDRGTGREANVSGLNLAGKTGTTNYSKDDRDKYGIPDGATKDAWMAGYTPSYTAAVWTGYADMKEGLYLSDNEADYSKQIFRDIMSELDHKNNDFKKPKSVTEVAMEKGTGKRASEFTPDSEKIIELFVKGTDLPGISDSYEKPSSIEGLEAKYKEDKNEIEVKWKYGKKKGVTFRVLASYNDGPMQERATINDTKFVVPSPAPGKYSFQVIAIDSENNTESEPAGTSITIEGPQGEEPPPTEGEGEQPGTPPGQEPGTEPPAEGEPGTPPDQGGGEGEPGTPPGQEPGSEPPTEGEPGTTTPTPPGQNGGRQQNGNGGGGGLVPPLNP
- a CDS encoding glycosyl hydrolase family 18 protein, yielding MQIHVVKRGDSLWRLSQYYKLPWQELATVNRLSEKDVLTVGQTLFIPTPFTYTVQPGDSLEEIGNRIGVSVAELQQANPGLTDSNLRPGTQLNVPERTKKTIVTNAFAEPNPKAQANFDAAARALTYITLFSYEVNEKGIFKPLNDTEFLKDAKNRNVRPIMAITNIKDGEFSEEVGTEILTNKEITDKVINESLRIMKQKGYEGISVDFEYLGKQNKEAYNQFLRTLTKKMHQENYVVMTAVAPKISGTQQGEWYESHDYKAHGEIVDYVILMTYEWGYSGGPPMAVSPLPSVKKVLDYAVSVIDPKKILMGINLYGYDWTLPYKPGGEFAKALNPVQATQLAGKRQAAIKYSRKDEAPYYRYWDKQKKEHVVWFEDLRSMRAKFDVVDQYGFAGVSFWNLSFGYPVFWNYLLDRYNIQ
- a CDS encoding YpoC family protein translates to MSENTAENIFTEWKEKSEEIAHHFKNRDRKSAKKPMVYFFQQYLKTIYLVNGGQPNDLSNYKSDLKGFQHLPVNVIERLSFIEDQPDHYQSYIQLSALFSEWEKKSVILKKHGT
- a CDS encoding peptidoglycan-binding domain-containing protein; its protein translation is MSNQAIPTPTPQPTPGTSNTVLKNGSTGQRVLDLQNKLKRAGYTLLADGIYGPNTEKAVRAFQNKYKLAVDGVAGPNTIKKLDVVLKPSTKPTKPVAPIPTNSNGSAVVPYPGYVIKRGSTDRANVSRIQRALSIAADGNFGPQTESAVKAYQKRKGLTVDGIVGQATWNTLF